The Streptomyces sp. Mut1 genome window below encodes:
- a CDS encoding GntR family transcriptional regulator yields the protein MGTTQLETVQEPKYWHLKTVLSEALDSDFAVGEILPNERELAARFGVARATLRQALEQLELEGRLHRRRGVGTTVAPPRVGVAVSTGRHDWTGGEADEAWQSVDCESAPAPAAIAATLNVGGEEPLHIVRRIRLSHGQVVAAELLYVPSSSVPELSGIDAPSGAARARNVVRELHRLGLDGQDRSVELGSARADDAKELDRLPGAPVLVVTTRYLAAGGTAAVSVATYRADTCRLTFGDSGDLEISHSAEERVAS from the coding sequence GTGGGGACCACGCAGCTGGAAACGGTGCAGGAGCCGAAGTACTGGCACCTCAAGACCGTGCTCAGTGAGGCACTCGACTCGGACTTTGCGGTGGGGGAGATCCTCCCCAACGAGCGCGAGCTCGCCGCCCGGTTCGGTGTCGCCAGGGCAACGCTCCGGCAGGCTCTGGAGCAACTCGAACTCGAAGGCAGGCTGCACCGCCGCCGCGGCGTCGGCACCACGGTCGCCCCGCCGCGCGTGGGCGTCGCGGTGTCGACGGGCCGGCACGACTGGACCGGCGGCGAGGCCGACGAGGCCTGGCAGTCGGTGGACTGCGAGAGCGCTCCCGCCCCGGCCGCGATCGCCGCGACGCTGAACGTGGGTGGCGAGGAGCCCCTGCACATCGTCCGCCGCATCCGGCTGAGCCACGGCCAGGTGGTCGCGGCGGAGCTGCTGTACGTGCCGTCGTCCTCCGTGCCGGAGCTGTCCGGCATAGACGCCCCGTCCGGCGCGGCCAGGGCCCGCAATGTCGTACGCGAACTGCACCGGCTCGGCCTCGACGGCCAGGACCGCTCCGTCGAGCTGGGTTCCGCCCGCGCCGACGACGCCAAGGAGCTCGACCGGCTTCCCGGCGCCCCCGTCCTCGTGGTCACCACCCGCTACCTCGCCGCGGGCGGCACCGCCGCCGTATCGGTCGCCACATACCGGGCGGACACCTGCCGGCTCACCTTCGGCGACTCCGGCGACCTGGAGATCAGCCACTCCGCCGAGGAGCGCGTGGCCTCCTGA
- a CDS encoding ABC transporter permease, translating to MSATAVLRSEWIKIRSVRSVFGSLAAVLLVTIAVTILTAATVGRAEADGADAELLFGAFYALNFGQIAAISFGATAISTEYANGALRMSLAAVPRRTLFYVAKVSLVGAAALAVGLVTSFGAFAAGQLFMGEYAIGLSEPGALRAAFGGGIYLALMALFAAGLTFLLRSAVAVLSTLIPFILIVSFVVGDVVGGAADYLPDRAGQLVLHQHPEGSIGPWTGLAVTAAWAAVALLAGWWAVRRRDA from the coding sequence ATGTCGGCCACCGCTGTTCTGCGCTCGGAATGGATCAAGATCAGGTCGGTGCGGTCCGTATTCGGATCGCTGGCGGCTGTCCTGCTCGTGACGATTGCGGTCACGATTCTCACCGCTGCCACCGTCGGCCGGGCAGAGGCGGACGGTGCCGATGCCGAGCTCCTCTTCGGTGCCTTCTACGCCCTGAACTTCGGCCAGATCGCCGCCATCAGCTTCGGTGCGACGGCGATCTCGACCGAATACGCGAACGGCGCGTTGCGCATGTCGCTAGCGGCGGTCCCGCGCCGCACCCTCTTCTACGTGGCCAAGGTGTCCCTGGTCGGCGCGGCCGCGCTGGCCGTCGGGCTCGTCACCAGCTTCGGCGCGTTTGCCGCGGGCCAACTGTTCATGGGGGAGTACGCGATCGGGCTGAGCGAACCGGGGGCACTGCGGGCAGCGTTCGGGGGCGGCATCTACCTGGCGCTCATGGCCCTGTTCGCGGCCGGACTGACGTTCCTGCTGCGGAGTGCGGTCGCGGTTCTCAGCACGCTCATACCCTTCATCCTCATCGTCTCGTTCGTGGTCGGCGATGTCGTCGGCGGCGCCGCGGACTACCTGCCGGACCGAGCCGGTCAGCTGGTGCTGCACCAGCACCCCGAGGGCAGCATCGGCCCCTGGACGGGCCTGGCCGTCACCGCGGCCTGGGCCGCCGTCGCCCTGCTCGCCGGCTGGTGGGCGGTGAGGCGCCGGGACGCCTAG
- a CDS encoding SWIM zinc finger family protein codes for MTRTVQALAYSRPSALASSQAGQLLGLETAGGSTPRGFEPHPRFFEGFLASPQIAARGLLCVADVAAARYYQRTLLSSLDPVVTGNGDRLRFESFSGCCGVYARLDVLSEGLEGVGTGHGTTNVDVNNPLREALSRIAGDDPLHLRVGPQEMAVTTMDGPVVEKKVPLPNRWLRGFAEAQVASAAFDLRAELPAAEAVRFLRSLPRSSGPASRGAQWVVPVGQTLRPTTRPAAGAVCLPGPQRLVTLQRVLRYASALRVYGPVADGAATASAWEVVLPGMRLTLTLSPDASRGFSGEGGVLEALATDDASADAELVSVLLAWEPRIEPDRLAEQAGLPVERVRAALVRLGTAGRVGYDLADAAYFHRELPYDADRAERHNPRLVAARQLAREGAVVLDGEVAAVRSGDQRYQVRERSGALSCTCQWWADYRGRRGPCKHALAVRMVRRGATVAGGAR; via the coding sequence ATGACCCGAACCGTGCAGGCCCTGGCCTACTCACGTCCGTCCGCCCTGGCTTCCTCACAGGCCGGTCAGTTGCTCGGCCTGGAGACCGCGGGCGGCTCCACGCCGCGTGGCTTCGAACCCCATCCCCGGTTCTTCGAGGGCTTCCTCGCCTCGCCTCAGATCGCGGCCCGCGGGCTCCTCTGCGTGGCGGACGTCGCCGCCGCGCGCTATTACCAGCGGACCCTGCTGTCCTCGCTGGACCCGGTGGTGACGGGCAACGGCGACCGGCTGCGCTTCGAGTCGTTCTCCGGATGCTGCGGGGTGTACGCACGGCTCGACGTGCTGAGTGAAGGTTTGGAAGGGGTCGGAACGGGTCACGGCACGACCAATGTGGATGTGAACAATCCGCTGCGGGAGGCCCTTTCGCGGATAGCGGGTGACGACCCGCTGCATCTGCGGGTGGGCCCGCAGGAGATGGCGGTCACCACGATGGACGGTCCAGTCGTGGAGAAGAAGGTCCCGCTGCCGAACCGATGGCTGCGTGGCTTCGCCGAGGCCCAGGTGGCCTCCGCCGCCTTCGATCTGCGGGCGGAGCTCCCCGCCGCGGAGGCCGTACGGTTCCTGCGGTCGCTGCCCAGGTCGTCCGGACCTGCCTCGCGGGGCGCGCAGTGGGTGGTGCCGGTCGGACAGACCCTGCGCCCCACGACCCGGCCGGCGGCCGGCGCCGTCTGCCTCCCCGGGCCCCAACGGCTGGTGACATTGCAGCGGGTCCTTCGGTACGCGTCGGCGCTGCGCGTGTACGGGCCGGTGGCCGACGGCGCCGCCACCGCGAGCGCCTGGGAGGTGGTGCTGCCCGGAATGCGGCTGACCCTGACGCTGTCGCCCGATGCCTCGCGCGGCTTCTCCGGTGAGGGCGGGGTGCTGGAGGCGCTCGCCACGGACGACGCCTCCGCCGATGCCGAGCTGGTCTCCGTCCTGCTGGCCTGGGAGCCCCGGATCGAACCGGACCGGCTGGCGGAGCAGGCGGGCCTGCCGGTGGAGCGGGTACGGGCCGCGCTCGTCCGGCTGGGCACGGCCGGGCGGGTGGGGTACGACCTCGCGGACGCGGCGTACTTCCACCGCGAGCTGCCCTACGACGCGGACCGCGCCGAGCGGCACAACCCGCGGCTGGTGGCCGCGCGGCAGCTGGCCCGGGAGGGCGCGGTCGTCCTGGACGGCGAGGTCGCGGCGGTGCGCTCGGGCGACCAGCGCTACCAGGTGCGGGAGCGGTCGGGCGCGCTGAGCTGCACCTGCCAGTGGTGGGCGGACTACCGGGGCCGCCGCGGCCCGTGCAAGCACGCGCTGGCCGTCCGGATGGTGCGCCGTGGCGCGACGGTCGCCGGAGGTGCGCGATGA
- a CDS encoding sensor histidine kinase — protein sequence MYQFLRPLTASVTYTRWLHLLMPGAVVSVWLFISMDTPWVPLVLAAMVGLIPGMRLAEGLQAQLLLTPAERGDPAATISVAPSDSWSERWRTALWLEVRLLGAGLAGLATVLLSTTAVDLVRSSFGSAPTEQGFATGLGTHWWAAILSPVPVVMLFAVVVSCGEMITAAARWLLGPTPVQRLTALEERTEQLLERNRIARELHDSIGHALTVAVVQAGAARATHDPDFTDRALAAIEETGRNALEDLERVLRVLREADAPPGQRPSLIEADRLLDSARGSGAKVDAKVTGALEQVPGPVSREGYRILQESLTNVLRHSGAVPVRVRIRVAGGRLELEVSNPLTGAAGAPGSGSGLRGIRERAALLGGKARTGPSDGEWRVQASLPLYGIG from the coding sequence ATGTACCAGTTCCTTCGCCCGCTGACCGCCTCGGTCACCTACACCCGCTGGCTGCACCTGCTCATGCCCGGTGCCGTCGTGAGCGTGTGGCTGTTCATCTCGATGGACACGCCTTGGGTGCCGCTGGTTCTGGCGGCGATGGTCGGCCTGATACCGGGCATGCGCCTCGCGGAGGGTCTCCAGGCTCAGCTGCTGCTCACCCCCGCGGAGCGCGGTGACCCGGCCGCCACCATCTCGGTGGCGCCGTCGGATTCATGGTCGGAGCGCTGGAGAACCGCGCTCTGGCTCGAAGTACGGCTGCTCGGTGCGGGGCTCGCCGGGCTGGCCACCGTGTTGTTGTCGACGACGGCCGTCGACCTCGTCCGGTCCTCGTTCGGTTCGGCGCCTACCGAGCAGGGGTTCGCCACCGGGCTGGGGACGCATTGGTGGGCTGCCATCCTGTCGCCCGTGCCCGTCGTGATGCTGTTCGCCGTGGTGGTGAGCTGTGGCGAGATGATCACCGCGGCGGCGCGGTGGTTGCTGGGACCGACGCCGGTACAGCGGCTGACCGCGCTGGAGGAGCGCACCGAACAGCTCCTGGAGCGCAATCGGATCGCACGCGAGCTGCACGACTCGATCGGACACGCCCTGACCGTCGCCGTGGTGCAGGCGGGCGCGGCGCGGGCGACGCACGACCCGGACTTCACGGACCGGGCCCTGGCGGCGATCGAGGAGACGGGACGGAACGCCCTGGAGGACCTGGAGAGGGTGCTGAGGGTACTGCGCGAGGCTGATGCGCCGCCGGGGCAGCGGCCCTCGCTGATCGAGGCCGACCGTCTGCTGGACTCGGCGCGGGGGTCGGGGGCGAAGGTCGACGCGAAGGTGACCGGGGCACTGGAGCAGGTGCCGGGGCCGGTGTCCCGGGAGGGGTATCGCATCCTTCAGGAGTCCCTCACCAACGTCCTGCGGCACTCGGGGGCCGTCCCGGTCCGCGTCCGCATCCGGGTCGCGGGCGGCCGGCTGGAGCTGGAGGTGAGCAATCCGCTCACGGGCGCGGCCGGTGCTCCGGGCAGCGGGAGCGGGCTGCGGGGCATCCGGGAGCGAGCGGCTCTCCTGGGCGGAAAGGCCAGGACAGGTCCGTCCGACGGGGAATGGAGGGTGCAGGCGAGCCTTCCGCTGTACGGAATAGGCTGA
- a CDS encoding ABC transporter ATP-binding protein has translation MTSIDVHELTKDYGATRAVDRLAFQVRPGRVTGFLGPNGAGKSTTMRLVLGLDRPTSGTATIGGQPYAALTDPLRRVGALLDPQAAHGARTARNHLLALAASNGLGATRVEEVLEETGLGKVGGRRIKTFSLGMRQRLGIATALLGDPEVIMLDEPSNGLDPEGIVWIRELLKRLAREGRTVLVSSHLMNETSSFADHLIVLGRGRLLADLPMREFLDSRGRTRVRIRTTESARLGALLRREGYRAAQSEDARWTVDEVTAEEIGAMAAREGIPVVELTDERPTLEQAYLALTADTTEFASAARTPALSSSTNGQEA, from the coding sequence ATGACCAGCATCGATGTCCACGAGCTCACCAAGGACTACGGCGCGACCCGCGCTGTGGACCGCCTTGCCTTCCAGGTACGGCCCGGCCGTGTGACCGGCTTCCTCGGCCCCAACGGCGCCGGGAAATCCACCACCATGCGGCTGGTGCTCGGCCTGGACCGCCCCACGAGCGGAACGGCGACGATCGGCGGACAGCCGTACGCGGCTCTGACCGACCCGCTGCGACGCGTCGGAGCCCTGCTCGATCCGCAAGCCGCCCACGGCGCGCGGACTGCGCGCAACCACCTGCTGGCCCTTGCCGCGAGCAACGGCCTGGGCGCGACCAGGGTCGAGGAGGTGTTGGAGGAGACGGGTCTCGGCAAGGTGGGCGGTCGCCGGATCAAGACGTTCTCCCTCGGGATGCGCCAGCGCCTGGGCATAGCGACCGCTCTGCTCGGGGACCCGGAAGTCATCATGCTGGACGAACCGTCGAATGGGCTGGATCCCGAAGGCATCGTGTGGATCCGCGAGCTGCTGAAGCGACTCGCCCGTGAGGGCCGCACGGTGCTGGTCTCCAGCCATCTGATGAACGAGACATCCTCGTTCGCCGACCATCTGATCGTTCTGGGCAGGGGCCGGCTGCTCGCCGATCTCCCGATGCGGGAGTTCCTGGACTCCCGTGGCAGGACCCGGGTGCGGATCCGCACGACCGAATCCGCTCGGCTCGGTGCGCTGCTGCGCCGCGAGGGATACCGAGCCGCGCAGAGCGAGGACGCCCGTTGGACTGTCGACGAGGTGACGGCCGAGGAAATAGGAGCGATGGCCGCGAGGGAAGGCATCCCGGTCGTGGAGCTCACAGATGAGCGGCCCACGCTGGAGCAGGCCTATCTGGCCCTCACCGCCGACACCACGGAATTCGCGTCCGCCGCCCGGACCCCAGCGCTGTCTTCGTCAACCAACGGTCAGGAGGCCTGA
- the pdxR gene encoding MocR-like pyridoxine biosynthesis transcription factor PdxR, with the protein MTSSGTNTRSEADGQGREPVSTAWELLLPVASAPARGRGRALQSALREAVRSGRLAPGTRLPSSRELAADLRVSRGLVTEAYEQLTAESYLRSGRGAGTWVSGSARAAAGGARDLAPRALGVRVDFRPGTPDLSLFPRSAWAAAHRSVLGRLPHRALGYPDPRGLPELRNALAALLTRRRGVVADPERLLICSGVAQATTLLGFVLHGRGMRTVGVEDPGSPEHAALFASAGMATAPVPLDDEGLAVEPLVRSGVRAVVTTPAHQFPTGVAYSAARRSRLLEWAREADGLVVEDDYDGDFRYDRAPVGALQGLDPERVAYTGSVSKSLAPGLRLGWLIAPADMTGELVDRKRTMDLGNPALDQAVLAGFVTSGGYDRQLRRCQRAYRERRDVLTRALAEHFPGTEVSGIAAGLHIIARLPERWGPEEEFAARAADAGIAVRLLRDYGTRRPADGCVRLVLGYAHLAPADILRGVRTLAACPRQNPC; encoded by the coding sequence ATGACGTCTTCGGGGACCAATACGCGCTCAGAGGCCGACGGCCAAGGCCGGGAACCGGTTTCCACGGCCTGGGAGTTGCTGTTGCCGGTGGCATCCGCTCCGGCCCGGGGCCGTGGCCGGGCGCTCCAGTCGGCCCTGCGCGAGGCGGTCCGTTCCGGCCGTCTGGCACCGGGGACCCGGCTGCCGTCCAGCCGTGAGCTGGCCGCCGATCTGCGTGTCTCGCGCGGCCTGGTGACCGAGGCGTACGAACAGCTGACCGCCGAAAGCTATCTGCGCAGCGGGCGTGGGGCCGGGACCTGGGTGAGCGGGTCCGCGCGGGCGGCGGCGGGCGGCGCGCGGGACCTCGCCCCGCGCGCCCTCGGCGTCCGCGTCGACTTCCGGCCGGGCACACCGGATCTCTCCCTCTTCCCGCGCAGTGCCTGGGCGGCAGCCCACCGCTCGGTGCTCGGCCGGCTGCCGCACCGCGCTCTCGGCTATCCGGACCCGCGCGGTCTGCCGGAGCTGCGCAACGCCCTCGCGGCCCTGCTGACCCGGCGGCGTGGGGTCGTCGCCGATCCCGAACGGCTCCTGATCTGTTCCGGGGTGGCTCAGGCGACGACGCTGCTCGGGTTCGTCCTGCACGGGCGCGGCATGCGCACGGTGGGCGTGGAGGACCCGGGGAGCCCGGAGCACGCGGCGCTCTTCGCGTCCGCCGGTATGGCGACCGCCCCGGTGCCGCTCGACGACGAGGGCCTGGCCGTGGAGCCGCTGGTGCGCTCCGGTGTGCGCGCCGTGGTCACGACCCCGGCCCATCAGTTCCCGACCGGAGTGGCCTACTCCGCCGCTCGGCGCAGCCGGCTCCTGGAGTGGGCGCGCGAGGCGGACGGGCTGGTGGTGGAGGACGACTACGACGGTGACTTCCGCTACGACCGCGCTCCCGTCGGCGCCCTTCAGGGGCTCGACCCCGAGCGCGTCGCCTACACGGGCTCGGTGAGCAAGTCGCTGGCACCCGGGCTGCGGCTGGGCTGGCTGATCGCGCCCGCCGACATGACCGGCGAACTCGTCGACCGGAAGCGGACGATGGACCTCGGCAACCCGGCTCTCGACCAGGCGGTTCTCGCCGGTTTCGTGACGAGCGGGGGCTACGACCGCCAGCTGAGGCGCTGCCAGCGCGCCTACCGCGAGCGGCGGGACGTACTGACGCGGGCGCTGGCCGAGCACTTTCCCGGCACCGAGGTGAGCGGCATCGCGGCGGGCCTGCACATCATCGCCCGGCTGCCCGAACGGTGGGGACCGGAGGAGGAGTTCGCCGCCCGCGCGGCCGATGCCGGGATCGCCGTACGCCTGTTGCGCGACTACGGGACGCGGCGGCCTGCGGACGGCTGCGTACGCCTGGTACTCGGCTACGCCCACCTGGCTCCGGCGGACATCCTCCGCGGGGTGCGCACACTGGCCGCCTGCCCCCGGCAGAACCCCTGTTGA
- a CDS encoding alpha/beta fold hydrolase codes for MTSTVSFSIESPQGPRTVSVAYERTGSGEPLLLLHGIGHHRQAWDPVASILAVEREVIAVDLPGFGASPALPDGVPYDLATVAPLLGAFCATLDVDRPHVAGNSLGGLLALEMGRRDLARSVTALSPAGFWSERERVYAFGTLRAMRLAAQSMPLPLIERLSRTAAGRTALTSTIYARPGRRSPEAAVSETLALREATGFHQTLAVGRGVRFTADLPGLPVTIAWGGRDRLLLRRQGIRAKHSIPGARLVRLPGCGHVPMNDDPALVARVILDTSR; via the coding sequence ATGACCAGCACGGTCTCGTTCAGCATCGAGTCGCCCCAAGGGCCCCGGACCGTGTCCGTGGCGTACGAACGGACCGGCTCCGGGGAGCCGTTGCTGCTCCTGCACGGCATCGGTCACCACCGTCAGGCCTGGGACCCGGTGGCGTCGATCCTGGCCGTGGAGCGGGAGGTGATAGCCGTCGACCTGCCCGGTTTCGGGGCCTCCCCGGCGCTGCCCGACGGCGTTCCGTACGATCTCGCGACCGTGGCGCCGCTGCTCGGAGCCTTCTGCGCGACGCTCGATGTGGACCGCCCCCATGTGGCGGGCAACTCCCTCGGCGGGCTGCTGGCGCTGGAGATGGGGCGTCGCGATCTCGCCCGTTCGGTGACCGCGCTCTCGCCCGCGGGGTTCTGGAGCGAGCGCGAGCGCGTCTACGCGTTCGGGACCCTGCGCGCCATGCGGCTGGCCGCACAGTCGATGCCGCTGCCCCTGATCGAGCGGCTCTCCCGCACGGCGGCCGGTCGCACGGCGCTGACCAGCACCATCTACGCCCGGCCCGGTCGCCGTTCGCCAGAGGCGGCGGTCTCCGAGACCCTGGCGCTGCGCGAGGCGACCGGCTTCCACCAGACCCTGGCCGTCGGCCGCGGCGTGCGGTTCACCGCCGACCTGCCCGGACTACCGGTCACCATCGCCTGGGGCGGCCGCGACCGGCTCCTCCTGCGACGCCAGGGAATCAGGGCGAAGCACAGCATTCCCGGCGCACGGCTCGTCCGGCTGCCCGGCTGCGGCCACGTCCCGATGAACGACGACCCCGCGCTCGTGGCCCGGGTGATCCTCGACACCAGCCGCTGA
- a CDS encoding ROK family transcriptional regulator, with amino-acid sequence MGRLTGGDPSLLRRINSAVVLHALRGASSSTLTDLTRITGLSRPTVEGVVEGLFEAGLVVECAPDGPEARRQGRPARRFRFRAEAGYLLGIEIGPHRVSALLSGLDGRIIGAGSREVSETASADDRLDRVRAVVADVLRRTGVARSSLRAVGVGSPGIVEADGTVRLGTALPDWTGLALGERLRRSFRCPVLVENDANAAAVAEHWKGAATESDDIVFVLAGLSPGAGSLIGGRLHRGFGGAAGEIGALHLLGRDVTPEHLLSTTDTPLDPLDEHAVAAVFAKARHGDEQAQAAVERFIQRLVHDVAALVLALDPELVVIGGWAAGLDGVLDPLRGELARYCLRPPRVALSLLGEAAVATGALRLALDHVEEELFAVEGTVTARR; translated from the coding sequence GTGGGCCGGCTGACCGGTGGGGACCCGTCGCTGTTGCGTCGGATCAATTCCGCGGTGGTACTGCATGCCCTCAGGGGTGCGTCCTCCTCGACCCTGACGGACCTGACCCGCATCACGGGGCTGTCCCGTCCGACGGTCGAGGGCGTCGTGGAGGGGCTCTTCGAAGCGGGGCTGGTGGTCGAGTGCGCTCCCGACGGGCCCGAGGCGCGCCGCCAGGGACGTCCGGCGCGGCGGTTCCGGTTCCGGGCCGAGGCGGGGTACCTGCTGGGCATCGAGATCGGCCCGCATCGTGTGTCGGCCCTCCTGTCGGGGCTGGACGGCCGCATCATCGGCGCCGGTTCCCGGGAGGTGTCGGAGACGGCGAGTGCCGACGACCGCCTCGACCGGGTACGGGCGGTGGTCGCAGACGTCCTGCGGCGCACCGGCGTGGCCCGCAGCAGCCTGCGGGCGGTGGGGGTGGGCAGTCCGGGCATCGTGGAGGCCGACGGCACCGTCCGGCTGGGTACCGCGCTGCCGGACTGGACGGGCCTGGCCCTGGGCGAGCGGCTGAGGCGTTCCTTCCGCTGCCCCGTTCTCGTGGAGAACGACGCCAACGCGGCTGCCGTCGCCGAGCACTGGAAGGGTGCGGCCACGGAGTCCGACGACATCGTGTTCGTGCTGGCGGGGCTGAGCCCGGGAGCGGGTTCCCTGATCGGGGGGCGGCTGCACCGCGGGTTCGGGGGCGCGGCCGGGGAGATCGGTGCGCTGCACCTGCTGGGCCGGGACGTCACGCCGGAGCACCTGCTGTCGACGACGGACACCCCGCTGGACCCGCTGGACGAGCACGCCGTCGCGGCGGTGTTCGCGAAGGCGCGGCACGGTGACGAGCAGGCTCAGGCCGCGGTGGAGCGGTTCATTCAGCGGCTGGTCCACGACGTGGCGGCGCTGGTGCTGGCGCTCGATCCCGAGCTGGTGGTGATCGGGGGCTGGGCCGCCGGCCTGGACGGGGTCCTGGACCCGCTCCGCGGTGAGCTGGCCCGCTACTGTCTGCGGCCCCCTCGGGTGGCCCTCTCGCTCCTCGGCGAGGCCGCGGTGGCGACCGGTGCGCTGCGGCTCGCGCTCGACCACGTCGAGGAGGAGCTCTTCGCCGTGGAGGGAACGGTCACGGCCCGCCGCTGA
- a CDS encoding response regulator transcription factor, protein MPVTVLLVDDEPLVRTGLRAVLEAQPDIEVVGEAGDGAAVIPLVRQLRPDVVAMDVRMPLMDGIEATRVVLRTVPEPPKILVVTTFENDEYVYEALRAGADGFLLKRARPAEIVHAVRLVAEGESLLFPAAVRRLAAEYGTNKARELLRRASLTEREATVLRLMARGLTNAEIADKLVVGVETVKSHVSAVLAKLGARDRTQAVIAAYESGFVSPG, encoded by the coding sequence ATGCCGGTAACCGTTCTTCTGGTCGACGACGAGCCCCTGGTCCGCACGGGGCTGCGGGCAGTCCTGGAGGCCCAGCCCGATATCGAGGTGGTGGGTGAGGCGGGTGACGGCGCCGCGGTCATCCCCCTGGTGAGGCAGCTGCGACCCGATGTGGTGGCGATGGATGTCCGCATGCCGCTCATGGACGGCATAGAGGCCACCAGGGTGGTGCTGCGCACCGTGCCCGAGCCTCCGAAGATCCTGGTGGTGACGACATTCGAGAACGACGAGTACGTCTACGAGGCGCTGCGCGCGGGGGCGGACGGGTTCCTCCTCAAGCGGGCCCGGCCGGCCGAGATCGTCCACGCCGTACGGCTGGTGGCGGAGGGGGAGTCTCTGCTGTTTCCGGCGGCGGTCCGGCGGCTCGCCGCCGAATACGGCACGAACAAGGCGCGCGAGCTGCTGAGGCGGGCCTCGCTCACCGAGCGTGAGGCCACGGTGCTGCGGCTGATGGCCCGGGGCCTGACCAATGCCGAAATCGCCGACAAACTCGTGGTGGGGGTGGAGACGGTGAAGTCTCATGTCAGCGCCGTGCTCGCGAAGTTGGGCGCGCGTGACCGCACCCAGGCGGTGATCGCCGCCTATGAGTCCGGGTTCGTCTCTCCCGGTTGA